In Campylobacter sp. RM16187, the DNA window ATGAAAGTTTGAGCTCAAAAAGCAAAATTTTAGCCTTGCTTGATGAGGATTTTAAAAGGGTTATGAGCTTAAAAGCCGGACAAAACGGTTGGGTAATGCTTAATAAAACTCCTTTTTATGCACAAAGCGGCGGACAATGCGGAGATACTGGAGATATTTTAAATTTTGCAAAAGTGGTTGATACGCAGAAATTTCACGGATTAAACCTATCATCTATAGAGCTAAAAGCAAATTTAAGCGCAGGAGATGAGGTTGAAGTAAAAGTAAGCGATGAAAGAAGCGAAATAGCTCGCCACCATAGTGCAACACACCTACTTCACTCGGCACTTAGAAGAATTCTTGGAATACATGTGGCACAAGCAGGATCAAGCGTAGAAGCTACCAAGCTTAGATTTGACTTCTCTCATCCTAAGGCTCTTACAAGCGAAGAGATAAACAAAATAGAAAATTTTGTAAATAACGCCATAGCCAACGGAGCCGCTGCAAAAACCGAGATAATGGATATAGAAAGCGCTAAAAACAGCGGTGCTATAGCTCTTTTTGGTGAAAAATACGACGATAATGTAAGAGTGCTAAGTTTTGGCGATGTTAGCAAAGAGCTTTGCGGAGGAACTCACGTAAAAAATATTAACGAAATTGGAGTGTTTTTTATAACAAAAGAGAGTGGCGTTAGCGCTGGAGTGCGTAGAATAGAGGCGATATGCTCAAAGGCTGCTCTAAATTTCGCAAAAAATTTAAGAGAAGAACTTGAAGAGATAAGAACCGAGCTAAAAAGCATAGAGCCAATGAGTGCAATTAAAAAGCTAAAAAGCGAGATAAAAAATTTAAAAGATGAGCTTAAAAACGCCGGCGGATCAAAGGCTATAAACCTAAGTGATATTAGCGGAGTAAAAGTCTGTGTAGAAATTTTAGAAAGCGGAGATATAAAAACTGCAATAGATGAGATAAAAAACTCAAATGAACGCGTCGCAGCTCTATTTATTCAGGTTAAGGACGAAAAAATATCCATCGCGGCAGGTGTTAAAAACGCAAACATAAAGGCCGGAGAGTGGGTCAAAATGACGGCTCAAATTTTAGGTGGAAATGGCGGTGGCAAAGATGATTTTGCAACTGCAGGCGGAAAAGATATAAGTCAGTTGGATAGAGCCAAAAAAGAGGCTTTTGAATTTATTAAAGGAAAATTAGCTTAATGCCTGAATTTAACATAGCTTTTGCAAAACTTAGTCATATTTTGCCATTTTTGCATACGGTCGCTACTATAGTATTTGTAGGTTTTCAAGCCAGCTTTTGGTTTATGGCTAAATTTTTTATGAAAGATATTGCAAACAATCACAAAAGATATATTCTAGTAATCTCTGCGCTAAAATACCTCGGATGTGCGGTTTATATATCCTTAGCAGTGATTGTGGTAACTAGTATGTTAATAGGCGAAGATGACTACTCTAAGGTTGCAGATCCTATGCTAAATACGATTCTAGCTACCAAATGGACCGTGTTTAGCTTCTTGCTAATTAACGTAATATATGTGACTTATAGAATTAATAGAGCGGTAAAATCTATGAAAAAAGGCGAATATATAGAGCTTCACGAAAATTTGATAGTAGTTATATATTACTTTATACCGCTAAATGTCGTATTTGCACTGTTTGCAACCTATCTTGGTATAGCTTATAGGGCGTTTTGATGATAAATCTAGCCTCAAGCTCTATCACAAGAGCTAAAATTTTAGAAGAAAATAGAGTTAAATTCAAGCAGTTTTCTTTTGATTTTGACGAAAGCGGAGTTGATAAAAATTTAAAACCCGCAAGTTATGTTTTAAAAGTAGTTCAAGCGAAAAAAGAGCAATTTTTAAAAGAGCATCCAAATTTAAAAAATCTCCTTTTTGCAGATAGTGCGGTCGTGTGTAACGGTAAAATTTTAGGCAAGGCAAAAGATAAAAAAGAGGCTTTATATATGCTAAATTTACAAAGCGATAATGAAGCTAAAATTATAACAGCCATGATATTTTTAGGTGAAGAATTTGAACTTATTAATATAAGCTCTACAACATATCAATTTGCCAAATTTAGCCAAGATGATTTAAACGAATACATAAAAAGTAACGAATGGCAAGGAAAAGCTGGCGCAATGATGATAGAGGGATTTAATAAAAAATATATATTAAAAAAGATAGGCAATGAAAGCACGGCCAGAGGCTTAAATGTCGAGCAATTAAAGGTCTTTTTATGATTAGATTTTTATCTTCACTTTTTTTTATAATTTTTGTCTCAAGCGGCGCAGCCTTTATATACCTATATTCTCAAATTCAGCCCGATATAAGTGGAATAATAGAATATAAGCCAAAGCTTACTACACAAATTTATGACAAAAATGGAAATCTGATAGCAAATCTTTTTGAAGAAAATAGAATTTATGCCAATTACGATGAAATTCCATCTCGAGTAATAGAAGCCTTAGTAGCGATAGAAGATACAAGCTTCTTTGAGCACGGAGGCATAAATCCCGAAGCCATAACAAGAGCCATTATAAAAGATATAAAGGCCGGTAAGCTTGTAGAGGGCGCTAGCACAATCACTCAGCAGCTAGTAAAAAATATGATCTTAACCAGAGAAAAGAAATTTACTAGAAAAATACAAGAGATGATTGTGGCGATGAAGCTTGAAAAAGAGCTTACCAAAGAGCAAATTTTAGAAAGATACCTTAATCAAGTATATTTGGGTCACGGATATTACGGTATAAAAGCTGCGGCTAAAGGGTATTTTAGAAAAGAGCTAAACGAGTTAACCATAAAAGAGATAGCTATTTTAGTAGGCTTACCAAAGGCTCCAAGCGCTTATGATCCCACAAAGCACCTTGATCTATCTCTTGGTAGGGCGAACAATGTAATCTGGCGTATGAATATGCTTGGTTGGATAAATGAGGATGAGTATAAAAAAGCCATAGCCGAACAACCTATAGTATATGATGATACTTTAACTCAAAACGTCTCTCCTTATGTGGTGGACGAGGTTATTAAAGAAGCTTCAAAGATATTTAGCGATATTAGAGTTGGCGGATATAGGATAGAGACTAATATCGACCTCAAAGTTCAAAAGATGGCAGAAGATGCACTGAAATTTGGCTATAGTGAAATTTTAAAGCGCGATAAAGACGCCAATGCCTCGGTTTTAAACGGAGCCATCGTCGTAACGGCACCAAAAAGCGGTGAAATTTTAGCCCTAGTTGGCGGAGTTGATTACTCCAAAAGCAGCTACAATAGAGCTACCCAGAGCATGAGACAGCCGGGATCTAGCTTTAAACCATTTATATACCAAATTGCGCTTGATCTAGGCTACTCTCCGATGAGTAAAGTAGCCGACATATCAAGAGTTTTTAGTTCAGGAAACGAGCAAGACTGGAAGCCAAAAAATTATAGCGGTGGATTTCAAGGCTATATAACGCTAAAAAATGCATTAAGACAGTCAAGAAACTTGGCGACTATAAATTTGCTTAACGAAATTGGACTTGATACGACATATAAGCTCATTAGCGATATGGAATTTAAAAATATATCCAAAGATCTATCTATGGCGCTTGGAAGCTTTGGCATATCGCCTTTGGAATTTGCCAAATTTTACTCTATGTTTCCAAATGGTGGAGAGATAGTCGAACCTCAACTTATACGAAAGATTATAAATCCACAAAATTTAGAGACAGCATTTGAGACAAGGCGAATTCAAGCAACAAAGCCGGAGCAAGCATATCTAATGGTAGATATGCTAAAAACGGTTGTAAATAGTGGTACAGGACAAAACGCAAGAGTAAAAGGCATTCAGATAGCTGGCAAGACAGGCACTACAAACAACAATATAGACGCTTGGTTTTGCGGATTTACTCCGGAAGTGGAAGTTGTGATATGGTATGGAAATGACAATAATACGCCTATGAGAAAAATAGAGGGTGGAGGAAGAACGGCTGCGCCGGTATTTAAGGCTTTTATAGAGCAATATATAAAAGAATTTCCCGAGACAAAGAGAAATTTTATAGAACCCGAAGGGATATTTCATACCATGTATGAAGGAAAAGATGAGCTATATACCAAAACTTCTCCGCTTCCTAAACAAGACGCACAGGATAATCTAATCAAGCAAGATAATGAAGGAATGATATTTTAGCCTAATCTACGAGCTTAATCTGCTCGGAGCATAGGCTTTTCCAAGAGCTTTCAAAATTTAGCCCGACGCACTCCTCTAGATATAGCTTAGCATCTTGTGGGCGTTTTTGCTTAATGTAAATTTCTGAAATTTGTGCTAGTGCCCTTACTCTATCAACAGGCTCAAGCTTAGTTTCTAAAATACTTTTTAAATTATTAAGAGCCTCATCCAATCTATCAAGCCTATTAAGAGCGTTTATGTAATCAAATTCCACTTTCGGACTAAAAGTATTGATATTTAGTCTTTTTTGCATATCTATTGCCTTCTTGGCATAGATTACAGTATTTAAAAAGTCTTTGTTCTTTTGTGTGATTTCAGACATCTTTGCATACACTTCAATAATCCTAAAGTCATTTTCCCTCAAATCCTCTATGGCCTTTATCGTAGCCATTGCATCAGGTATTCTATCCAGCTTTATAAGCGCATCAAAGCGGTCGAAAAATACAGGAGATACATCAGCATACTCCTCATTTGCAGCTATTGCCAAGGCTTCATCGGCAACACGAACCACATCTTTATATTTTTGCATTTTAAGCAATACAGAGCTTAAATTTACAAGCCACTCAACCCTATCTAACATATCTGGCGATGTTATATTCTCTTTAGCTAGCTCATAAGCGCTCTGATGTCTAGACATCCTCATAAAGCAGTTAAATAGCTTAAATTTAGCCTCTATATCAGCTCTTATCTCATAGCCTTCCACTAAATCCACTACAGCCTTACAGTTATCCTTTCTTATCATGTCATTCGCCAAAGCAAGAGCTGCGAGGTTTAAATTTTTATCATTTTCAGTGTCGTTTATATCTCTTACGGCATTTGTATATCGTAATACATCATTGAATTTTTTCTCTTTTAGGTATAGGGCAACCTGCTCTTTTAGAGCCTTTTGACCTATGTCATTTTTGCCGTATTTATCCATAAGCAGATCATAGTGCTGATGAAGCTTTGTAGAGTTTGTTTCATTTAACTCAAAAAATAGCCTATCCATACCCTGCTCAACCTGAGCTATATATCCGCCCTCTCTAAACTCATTTTGATATTTTTGCAGATATTTATAAGCCTTCTCTACATCTTTTGTGCCGACAAGGCTAAGAGCTAAATTTTTAAGAGCTATCTCATATCTATCATCACTCTTTTTTAAATTTAAGACCAAAATTTCATATATCTTAGAGGCTACGTCATTGATATTTTTATCTCGAAAAATTCCAGCCAAATCCATTGATTTTGAGATATCGTTTAGCAAGTAATTTGGATTGGCGTTTAAAATTTTTAGCATATATCCTTTGGCGGCTTCAAATTGAGAATCGTCTATGCTACTATTTACTAAGCTCAAAGACGCTCTACTTGCCACATCAATATTATTAGACGAATAGAGCACATCCTCATACATCCTAATCGCATCTTGTCGCTTTCCTGTGTTATATATCCTGTCGGCAAACTCCAAGATCGCACTTTTAGTCCAGCTAGAGTCCTTATGCTCATTCATCAATATATCAAGTATATAGTTTGCATCACTTGTCATGTCTTGCTTGAGATATGATTTCATGACTAAATAAAGCACTTCAGGATAGTTTTCATCCGAGGCAAAGAGCTTCATCCAAGCCCTACCCTCATCTACCATATTTGCAGGCGATAAATTTTCATGACTATCTTTTGTCTCAAAAATTTTATCGAGCGCCCTTAATCTATAGAGCATAAATTCGCTTGTAAAAATGCTGTTTTGATGCTTTCTAAGTGCGGATTCGCTGCTGCTTATAACATAATCATAATGTTTGCTTTCATACTCTTTTTTAATACTAAGATATGAATTTATATCATGACCATCTGGATTTTCGATAGGTGCTTTGTTTAGATCAAGAGCTCCTACGCTCGGATACTTCATATCTTTAAATATCGGAGCGAAATTTATCCCATCCATTTTTGGCTTATCAAATTCACTAAAAAGCGGATCTATGATAATAGAATAATGTTTAGATAAATTTTTATCAACCATCATTACGCTATCTGTGGTAAACAACGGCTTTTGGTATGAGATTAGCCTAGAATTGGCTCTTGGAGCTACTGTAATCTTTGTTGAGTTTAAATCCTGAGTAAATTTAATCTCTACTAAAGAGAGAATTTTATCATCTATCTTTGGTATCGCTTTATCTTTTATCTCGCATGTATAAATTTTATTATCGTAGACTAAAATTTCCTCTTTGCAAGCAAATTCACTATCGTCTTTTAGGTGAAGAATGCTATATGTCACTCCGCCCTCTTTGCCGGAATTTAATACCAAAGAAAAGGCGAAAGCAAGTATCGGAGAAAATAAGAGTAAAAATGTTTTTTTCATATTGACATTATAAAATTTTTAAATTTAAAAACCACTTGCGATCACGAAACTTGCGATAAATTCAAGTAATGAGTCTATCATAAATATAGCTCCTATAGTAGTTATCGCAGCAAACCCTACAATAGCTTTAAGCGCGCCAGATGTATTTGCGATATATAGGTTTTTATCGCTTACAATAGGCTCTTTTAAAAACATCACGACAACTAGCTTTAAATAGTAATATATCGCTATCGCGCTATTTAAAGCCATTACAACAGCCAAAACTACATGATTTCCTGCAATAGCCGAAGAAATCAGATACATCTTGCCCCAAAATACGCTAAATGGCGGAATTCCGGCTAAAGCAACCATAAAAATCGCCATTATCACCGCATAGTTTGGAAGTGTTTTAATAAGTCCTGCAAATTTCTCGTAAGGATGTTTAAACCTTTTATCCCAGCAGACCGTATCATCGCATCTTGCAACCCAAAGCATAGAAAATGCACCCAAATTTGCAAACAAAAACATAATCCAATACAAAAATAAAGATACATTTGCTTGAGAAGTGCCTATAACTATGGCACAAAGCACAAATCCGGCATGTGCAATAGAGCTAAACGCAAGCATCCTCTTAACATCTCTTTGAACTAAAGCCATAATATTGGCAAGAGTCATTGTCAAAATGGCAGAAATATATAGCATATAATGCACCCAATATATATCCGAATGAGCAAGCGCCTCAAATAGCCTTAAAGCCACTATAAATCCAGCCACTTTTGGTACTACAGACATATATCCCGCCAAAGGCGAATTGGCACCCTCATAGACATCTGGCACCCAAGTATGAAAAGGTATCAAAGAGAGCTTAAATCCAATAGCGCCAAACATAAACACACATCCAAGAGTTGCTATCATACTGCCTTGCAATCCGGATTGCTTTATCACATCGGCTATTAAATTTATCTCGACACTTCCTGTCGCCATATAAAACATAGCAGCGCCAAATACAAAAAATCCGGAACCAAGCGCCCCCATCGTAAAGTACTTTATCGCAGCCTCTATTGACTTTATTTTATTGTGAAGCGCAATTAGCGTATAAAGCGCCAAAGAAGATGTTTCAAGTCCTATAAATATCAAAATAAGATTATTACTACTAACCATAAATTCAAATCCGGCTATCATAAATAAAAATAGCGCATAAAATTCACTTATCTCATATTCAAAAAACCTCTTAGTGCTAAGTGAAAGCGGGATAAATAAAGATGAAGCTATCAGAATAATAATCTGAGATAAAACGGATATGCCATCAACTAATAACAGATCAAAAAAACCTTTTGATAGTATATTATGATCTATTACTATTCCTAGGTTTAGCATAATGGCTATCAGACAAAGCACTGTATAAAAGGTCTTTGATAGATCTTTTTTAAATGTGCTTATACATAAAATTAAAAGAGCAAAAAAGATCAAAGAGAGCATTGAGGCGACTGAGGATATATTTAGCTCTGCTAGGCTTACGAATACTAGCTCATTCATTGTCCGCCTCCTATTCTATTGGAATTTGCAATAAACTCTTTAGTCTCGCTTTTTAAAGATTTGTTATACATCTTAACCATCATTTGATTTACACTCATATCTATAGGTTTTAACATAATATTTGGGCTAACTCCAAGATAGATTACAAGCAGACAAAGAGGCACGAGAGTAATAAGCTCCCTTAAATTTAGATCTTTTAGTTCTAAATTTTCTTCTTTATCACATACTCCGTAAAATACCTTTCTAAAGAGATTTAGCATATATATCGCACCCACTATGATGCCTATACCACCTAAAATAGCATATATGAAATTCGCTTTAAAAATTCCAACCAAGCTTAAAAACTCACCTACAAATCCTATGGTAAGCGGAAGCCCGATACTGCCAAGCATGATTACACAAAAAACCAAAGCGTATTTTGGCATCACGCTAGCAAGTCCTCC includes these proteins:
- a CDS encoding transglycosylase domain-containing protein, which encodes MRFLSSLFFIIFVSSGAAFIYLYSQIQPDISGIIEYKPKLTTQIYDKNGNLIANLFEENRIYANYDEIPSRVIEALVAIEDTSFFEHGGINPEAITRAIIKDIKAGKLVEGASTITQQLVKNMILTREKKFTRKIQEMIVAMKLEKELTKEQILERYLNQVYLGHGYYGIKAAAKGYFRKELNELTIKEIAILVGLPKAPSAYDPTKHLDLSLGRANNVIWRMNMLGWINEDEYKKAIAEQPIVYDDTLTQNVSPYVVDEVIKEASKIFSDIRVGGYRIETNIDLKVQKMAEDALKFGYSEILKRDKDANASVLNGAIVVTAPKSGEILALVGGVDYSKSSYNRATQSMRQPGSSFKPFIYQIALDLGYSPMSKVADISRVFSSGNEQDWKPKNYSGGFQGYITLKNALRQSRNLATINLLNEIGLDTTYKLISDMEFKNISKDLSMALGSFGISPLEFAKFYSMFPNGGEIVEPQLIRKIINPQNLETAFETRRIQATKPEQAYLMVDMLKTVVNSGTGQNARVKGIQIAGKTGTTNNNIDAWFCGFTPEVEVVIWYGNDNNTPMRKIEGGGRTAAPVFKAFIEQYIKEFPETKRNFIEPEGIFHTMYEGKDELYTKTSPLPKQDAQDNLIKQDNEGMIF
- a CDS encoding tetratricopeptide repeat protein codes for the protein MKKTFLLLFSPILAFAFSLVLNSGKEGGVTYSILHLKDDSEFACKEEILVYDNKIYTCEIKDKAIPKIDDKILSLVEIKFTQDLNSTKITVAPRANSRLISYQKPLFTTDSVMMVDKNLSKHYSIIIDPLFSEFDKPKMDGINFAPIFKDMKYPSVGALDLNKAPIENPDGHDINSYLSIKKEYESKHYDYVISSSESALRKHQNSIFTSEFMLYRLRALDKIFETKDSHENLSPANMVDEGRAWMKLFASDENYPEVLYLVMKSYLKQDMTSDANYILDILMNEHKDSSWTKSAILEFADRIYNTGKRQDAIRMYEDVLYSSNNIDVASRASLSLVNSSIDDSQFEAAKGYMLKILNANPNYLLNDISKSMDLAGIFRDKNINDVASKIYEILVLNLKKSDDRYEIALKNLALSLVGTKDVEKAYKYLQKYQNEFREGGYIAQVEQGMDRLFFELNETNSTKLHQHYDLLMDKYGKNDIGQKALKEQVALYLKEKKFNDVLRYTNAVRDINDTENDKNLNLAALALANDMIRKDNCKAVVDLVEGYEIRADIEAKFKLFNCFMRMSRHQSAYELAKENITSPDMLDRVEWLVNLSSVLLKMQKYKDVVRVADEALAIAANEEYADVSPVFFDRFDALIKLDRIPDAMATIKAIEDLRENDFRIIEVYAKMSEITQKNKDFLNTVIYAKKAIDMQKRLNINTFSPKVEFDYINALNRLDRLDEALNNLKSILETKLEPVDRVRALAQISEIYIKQKRPQDAKLYLEECVGLNFESSWKSLCSEQIKLVD
- the maf gene encoding septum formation inhibitor Maf, encoding MINLASSSITRAKILEENRVKFKQFSFDFDESGVDKNLKPASYVLKVVQAKKEQFLKEHPNLKNLLFADSAVVCNGKILGKAKDKKEALYMLNLQSDNEAKIITAMIFLGEEFELINISSTTYQFAKFSQDDLNEYIKSNEWQGKAGAMMIEGFNKKYILKKIGNESTARGLNVEQLKVFL
- the nuoN gene encoding NADH-quinone oxidoreductase subunit NuoN; protein product: MNELVFVSLAELNISSVASMLSLIFFALLILCISTFKKDLSKTFYTVLCLIAIMLNLGIVIDHNILSKGFFDLLLVDGISVLSQIIILIASSLFIPLSLSTKRFFEYEISEFYALFLFMIAGFEFMVSSNNLILIFIGLETSSLALYTLIALHNKIKSIEAAIKYFTMGALGSGFFVFGAAMFYMATGSVEINLIADVIKQSGLQGSMIATLGCVFMFGAIGFKLSLIPFHTWVPDVYEGANSPLAGYMSVVPKVAGFIVALRLFEALAHSDIYWVHYMLYISAILTMTLANIMALVQRDVKRMLAFSSIAHAGFVLCAIVIGTSQANVSLFLYWIMFLFANLGAFSMLWVARCDDTVCWDKRFKHPYEKFAGLIKTLPNYAVIMAIFMVALAGIPPFSVFWGKMYLISSAIAGNHVVLAVVMALNSAIAIYYYLKLVVVMFLKEPIVSDKNLYIANTSGALKAIVGFAAITTIGAIFMIDSLLEFIASFVIASGF
- a CDS encoding 3-isopropylmalate dehydratase, which gives rise to MPEFNIAFAKLSHILPFLHTVATIVFVGFQASFWFMAKFFMKDIANNHKRYILVISALKYLGCAVYISLAVIVVTSMLIGEDDYSKVADPMLNTILATKWTVFSFLLINVIYVTYRINRAVKSMKKGEYIELHENLIVVIYYFIPLNVVFALFATYLGIAYRAF